A genome region from Engraulis encrasicolus isolate BLACKSEA-1 chromosome 6, IST_EnEncr_1.0, whole genome shotgun sequence includes the following:
- the c6h1orf53 gene encoding uncharacterized protein C1orf53 homolog produces the protein MHATAQAKLLPNILQRSSLSVAYNFMGHIFVRVSSLYQAQTLMAVKVGNDETSSRFLCCRTTHRQSTTTSTADSVEARKAATDGESSADNAAHGELELTPGEMEIHRLNVEACKAEKRIYIDPATGFKVFTSFAHLKRGRCCGTACRHCPYGQVNVEDPARRKRFNSLFYV, from the exons ATGCATGCTACAGCACAAGCTAAACTATTGCCTAACATCTTACAGCGCTCTTCCCTGTCTGTTGCATACAACTTCATGGGACACATTTTTGTAAGAGTTAGTAGTTTATATCAAGCGCAGACACTGATGGCGGTGAAAGTTGGCAATGACGAGACGTCCTCTAGGTTTTTGTGCTGCAGGACCACGCACCGTCAGTCAACCACTACAAGCACAGCTGATTCTGTTGAAGCCAGGAAAGCTGCCACCGACGGAGAAAGCTCAGCCGACAACGCCGCACACGGAGAACTAGAACTAACTCCAGGAGAGATGGAAATCCACAGGCTCAACGTGGAGGCATGTAAG GCTGAGAAGAGGATCTACATTGACCCGGCGACGGGATTCAAGGTGTTCACGTCGTTTGCGCACCTCAAGAGAGGACGGTGTTGTGGGACCGCCTGTAGACAT tgtcCATATGGCCAGGTGAACGTGGAGGATCCAGCGAGGAGGAAGCGCTTCAATTCACTGTTTTACGTGTAG